The following are encoded together in the Kribbella sp. CA-293567 genome:
- a CDS encoding class I SAM-dependent methyltransferase produces MTSSEVWDEDTAARYDESSAGMFAPEVIEPTVDFLAGLAGTGRALEFAIGTGRVAVPLLARGVPVTGIELSDPMVAQLRQKVDEATLPVALGDMATTEVAGEFDLVYLVFNSISNLRTQAEQVECFRNAARHLRPGGRFVIELWVPAIRRMPPGQTAVPMTLGDSGHLIFDTYDLATQACMSHHYFHDADGTTRYGSGSFRYIWPAECDLMAQLAGMELEGRYADWQRGAFTSESESHVSVWRKA; encoded by the coding sequence ATGACCAGCAGCGAAGTGTGGGACGAGGACACAGCGGCGCGGTACGACGAGTCGTCGGCCGGGATGTTCGCGCCGGAGGTGATCGAACCGACGGTCGACTTCCTGGCCGGGCTCGCCGGGACAGGGCGGGCGCTGGAGTTCGCGATCGGGACCGGGCGGGTGGCCGTTCCGCTTCTCGCGCGCGGCGTTCCGGTGACCGGGATCGAGCTGTCCGACCCGATGGTGGCTCAGTTGCGGCAGAAGGTCGACGAGGCCACACTGCCCGTGGCGCTGGGCGACATGGCGACGACGGAGGTGGCCGGCGAGTTCGACTTGGTCTATCTCGTCTTCAACAGCATCTCCAACCTCCGCACGCAGGCCGAGCAGGTCGAGTGTTTCCGCAACGCGGCCCGGCATCTGCGACCTGGTGGGCGATTCGTGATCGAGCTCTGGGTCCCGGCGATCCGGCGGATGCCTCCCGGGCAGACGGCGGTGCCGATGACGCTCGGAGACAGCGGGCATCTGATCTTCGACACGTACGACCTGGCTACGCAGGCTTGTATGTCGCATCACTATTTCCATGACGCTGACGGGACCACGCGGTACGGGTCCGGGAGCTTCCGGTACATCTGGCCCGCCGAGTGCGATCTGATGGCCCAACTGGCCGGGATGGAACTGGAGGGCCGGTACGCCGATTGGCAGCGGGGCGCGTTCACGTCGGAGAGCGAGAGCCACGTCTCGGTCTGGCGAAAGGCCTAG
- a CDS encoding DUF3500 domain-containing protein: MVVEQSRAAAIELLASLDDGQRAKIGAPFDTPDHQVWTYLPGDRPGLTLGELSVEQRLLAFRLLEIALSERGLADARAVLLTEAIRRGLPQAMPGSSVDVASDQRYFLRVLGDPAGFEPWAWRINGHHLALHVTFVAGAVGFTPQFFGAEPAMVLSGPHSGLRTLADEQDLGFALLHSLEPGQRSLAVVSDEAPSDILTRFDPVADPAVLLRGLPYGELTPEQRQLFSLLIGQYIGRAAGPIGLQTWQDITEHGIERLTFAWAGAQEPGDGHYYSIAGPTFLAEYDNTQDNANHIHSVWRDLRNDWGTDLLAAHYAAH, from the coding sequence ATGGTGGTAGAACAGTCCCGCGCCGCGGCGATCGAGCTGTTGGCGAGCCTGGACGACGGGCAGCGAGCGAAGATCGGCGCGCCGTTCGACACGCCTGATCACCAGGTCTGGACGTATCTGCCGGGTGACCGGCCCGGGCTGACGCTGGGGGAGTTGTCGGTCGAGCAACGGCTGCTGGCGTTCCGGTTGCTGGAGATCGCTCTGAGCGAGCGCGGGCTTGCTGACGCGCGGGCGGTGCTGCTGACCGAGGCGATCCGGCGCGGGCTTCCGCAGGCCATGCCGGGGTCATCGGTCGACGTAGCGTCCGACCAGCGGTACTTTTTGCGCGTGCTGGGTGACCCGGCCGGCTTCGAGCCGTGGGCCTGGCGGATCAACGGCCACCACCTCGCTCTGCATGTGACGTTCGTTGCCGGCGCCGTCGGGTTCACGCCGCAGTTCTTCGGTGCCGAGCCGGCGATGGTGCTGTCCGGACCGCACAGCGGACTGCGGACGCTGGCCGACGAGCAGGACCTGGGCTTCGCGCTGCTGCATTCGCTGGAGCCCGGGCAGCGCTCACTCGCCGTCGTGTCGGACGAGGCGCCCAGCGACATCCTCACGCGCTTCGACCCTGTCGCTGACCCCGCGGTGCTGCTGCGCGGTCTGCCGTACGGCGAACTGACGCCCGAGCAACGCCAGCTCTTCAGCCTGCTCATCGGTCAGTACATCGGCCGAGCCGCCGGCCCGATCGGACTGCAGACCTGGCAGGACATCACCGAGCACGGCATCGAACGCCTCACCTTCGCCTGGGCAGGCGCCCAGGAGCCCGGCGACGGCCACTACTACTCGATCGCCGGGCCCACGTTCCTGGCGGAGTACGACAACACCCAGGACAACGCCAACCACATCCACTCGGTCTGGCGAGACCTTCGCAACGACTGGGGGACCGACCTACTGGCCGCGCACTACGCCGCTCATTGA
- a CDS encoding phosphoglycerate mutase family protein: MQLSRRPMRIALIRHGESAANVDKKIYETVPDHAVPLTARGHEQAAEAGKNLRELFEGEPVRVYVSPYLRALQTLDSLGLDDLIGLAREEPRLREQDWANFQDTEDIVRQEALRDSYGHFFYRFTHGESGSDVYDRVSSFLETMHRDFETPDSPRNVLLVSHGLTMRLFCMRWFHWSVKFFETLRNPDNAETRVLLRQPDFRYKLDRPFEQWTQHAPTERERSAWW, from the coding sequence ATGCAACTGAGCCGGCGGCCGATGCGGATCGCGCTGATCAGGCACGGCGAGTCCGCGGCGAACGTGGACAAGAAGATCTACGAGACGGTGCCGGACCACGCCGTCCCGCTCACCGCGCGCGGGCACGAGCAGGCGGCCGAGGCGGGCAAGAACCTGCGGGAGCTCTTCGAGGGCGAGCCGGTGCGGGTCTACGTCTCGCCGTACCTACGGGCCCTGCAGACGCTCGACTCGCTCGGGCTGGACGATCTGATCGGGCTGGCCCGCGAGGAACCGCGGCTGCGTGAACAGGACTGGGCGAACTTCCAGGACACCGAGGACATCGTCCGGCAGGAAGCGCTGCGGGACTCCTACGGGCATTTCTTCTACCGGTTCACCCACGGTGAGTCCGGGTCCGACGTGTACGACCGGGTGTCGAGTTTCCTGGAGACGATGCACCGGGACTTCGAAACGCCGGACTCGCCGCGGAACGTGCTGCTGGTCTCGCACGGGCTGACGATGCGGTTGTTCTGCATGCGATGGTTCCACTGGTCGGTGAAGTTCTTCGAGACGCTGCGCAACCCGGACAACGCCGAGACCCGCGTGTTGCTGCGCCAGCCGGATTTCCGCTACAAACTGGATCGTCCGTTCGAGCAATGGACCCAGCACGCACCGACCGAACGGGAGCGCTCCGCATGGTGGTAG
- a CDS encoding cobalamin biosynthesis protein codes for MSRALGLLMGFAADRWLGDPRRFHPVAGFGQLAGKLETKVYSDSRAAGTAYAGVLVGSMVAGGVVAERLTSGRPVARTLLTAAATWAVLGGRSLEREAEVMAGFLEAKELEAARGRLSYLCSRDATDLSADELARATVESVAENTSDATVAPLFWGGLLGIPGLIGYRAANTLDAMVGYKSARYRNFGWASARLDDLVNLAPARACAVLTGLVSGRPDETWRIWRRDAPGHPSPNAGPVEAAFAGALDLRLGGTNVYGAEVEDRGTLGDGLPPSVSDIRRTASLARRVSYAAAVTAAVLALRPAWARREERACN; via the coding sequence GTGTCCAGAGCACTAGGTCTCCTGATGGGTTTCGCCGCCGACCGCTGGCTTGGCGACCCCCGGCGGTTCCACCCGGTCGCCGGTTTCGGCCAGCTGGCCGGCAAGCTCGAGACGAAGGTGTACTCCGACTCGCGCGCGGCCGGTACGGCATACGCGGGGGTGCTGGTGGGTTCGATGGTCGCCGGTGGTGTGGTCGCCGAGCGGCTCACGAGCGGCCGGCCGGTTGCCCGGACCCTGCTGACGGCCGCTGCTACGTGGGCGGTGCTCGGTGGGCGGAGTCTCGAGCGCGAAGCCGAGGTGATGGCCGGATTCCTGGAGGCCAAGGAGCTGGAGGCGGCGCGTGGGCGGCTCAGCTATCTCTGCAGCCGCGACGCGACCGACCTGTCCGCGGACGAGTTGGCCCGCGCCACCGTGGAGTCGGTCGCCGAGAACACTTCGGACGCGACCGTTGCTCCGCTGTTCTGGGGTGGCCTGCTGGGGATTCCCGGGCTGATCGGCTATCGCGCGGCCAACACGCTGGACGCGATGGTCGGCTACAAGTCGGCGAGGTACCGGAATTTCGGGTGGGCCTCGGCGCGGCTGGACGATCTCGTCAACCTCGCGCCCGCGCGCGCTTGCGCAGTACTGACCGGGCTGGTGTCGGGTCGGCCGGACGAGACGTGGCGGATCTGGCGTCGGGACGCGCCCGGACATCCGAGCCCGAACGCGGGGCCGGTCGAGGCGGCGTTCGCCGGTGCGCTGGACCTGCGGCTGGGTGGCACCAACGTGTACGGCGCCGAGGTCGAGGACCGGGGCACGCTGGGCGACGGGCTGCCGCCCTCGGTGAGCGACATCCGGCGTACGGCGTCACTTGCCCGGCGCGTCTCGTACGCCGCGGCCGTGACTGCGGCAGTCCTGGCGTTGCGCCCGGCCTGGGCGCGGCGAGAGGAGCGGGCATGCAACTGA
- a CDS encoding serine hydrolase, giving the protein MGIADLLEGVAGRGEFGVWLGRLDGIAVLRHDAERTHYAASTMKLPVAIAMMRKVEAGELRLDQPVTVHNDFASAAGGRFGVNPAEDEAPATWTKLGEPVELGWLATEMITNSSNLATDLVLEQTGVEAANAVLAEHGSGASVVRRGIDDAAAQAAGISNLMGPADFAAVLVAVGNDKSPAGDHVRELLAGNTWNGELPALLPAGTRVEHKNGWDSRIRHDGGIIRPADAEPFVVVVCTTSDLPDPEAQQLIAEIAAEAWTHRHDLEAIR; this is encoded by the coding sequence ATGGGAATCGCAGACCTTCTCGAAGGGGTCGCCGGGCGCGGCGAGTTCGGTGTCTGGCTGGGGCGGCTCGACGGCATCGCGGTTCTCCGTCACGACGCGGAGCGGACGCACTACGCCGCGAGCACGATGAAGCTGCCGGTCGCGATCGCGATGATGCGCAAGGTCGAGGCGGGCGAGCTCAGGCTCGATCAGCCGGTCACCGTGCACAACGACTTCGCCTCCGCGGCGGGCGGCCGGTTCGGCGTGAACCCGGCCGAGGACGAGGCGCCGGCAACCTGGACGAAGCTGGGTGAGCCGGTCGAGCTCGGCTGGCTGGCGACGGAGATGATCACCAACTCGAGCAACCTGGCCACCGACCTGGTGCTGGAACAGACCGGGGTGGAGGCAGCGAACGCAGTACTGGCCGAGCACGGGTCCGGTGCCAGCGTCGTCCGCCGCGGCATCGACGACGCGGCCGCGCAGGCCGCCGGTATCAGCAACCTGATGGGCCCGGCCGACTTCGCCGCCGTCTTGGTTGCAGTGGGCAACGACAAGAGCCCGGCCGGCGACCACGTCCGGGAGCTGCTCGCCGGCAACACCTGGAACGGCGAACTCCCCGCGCTGTTGCCGGCCGGGACCCGGGTCGAGCACAAGAACGGCTGGGACTCCCGGATCCGCCACGACGGCGGCATCATCCGGCCCGCTGACGCGGAGCCGTTCGTGGTGGTGGTCTGCACCACGTCCGACCTGCCCGATCCCGAGGCGCAGCAGCTGATCGCCGAGATCGCGGCCGAAGCCTGGACCCATCGGCACGATCTGGAGGCGATCCGGTGA
- a CDS encoding mandelate racemase/muconate lactonizing enzyme family protein — translation MKLTTHLVSAPLHTPFITALRTATHADSLLVELSDGELSGWGEAPQVWKVTGDSLAGAQACVEGPIAAALQELEPDDFTEALRRIQGAVQGNFGAKAAVDVALHDLAARRRGQTLHGFLGSTTTTVRTDVTLSVGDPESLAAAAAARVADGFDVLKIKVGTGDAKSEFDRVRRVREAIGPEPKLRLDANQGWTRRDAVTAIRALEDAGCDIELVEQPVVAADLEGMAWITDRVSTPILADESVYGVRDLVAVIRHGAADLVNVKLAKCGGLGPGRTLLELAREHGIGAIVGSMMESHVGIGAAAALVAAYPTTAVNDLDAAWWLREAPVTGGVRYEGSVIHLPTAAGLGVTGLAS, via the coding sequence GTGAAGCTCACCACCCATCTGGTCTCCGCGCCACTGCACACCCCGTTCATCACGGCTCTGCGTACCGCGACGCACGCCGACTCACTGCTCGTCGAGCTCAGCGACGGCGAGTTGAGCGGCTGGGGTGAGGCGCCGCAGGTCTGGAAAGTCACCGGCGACTCGCTCGCCGGCGCTCAGGCATGTGTCGAAGGCCCGATCGCCGCGGCGCTGCAAGAACTCGAACCGGACGATTTCACCGAGGCGTTGCGGCGGATCCAGGGCGCCGTGCAGGGCAACTTCGGCGCGAAGGCCGCGGTGGACGTCGCGCTGCACGACCTGGCCGCACGGCGGCGAGGGCAGACCTTGCACGGCTTCCTCGGATCGACCACCACGACGGTGCGAACCGACGTGACGCTGTCCGTCGGCGATCCGGAGTCGCTGGCGGCCGCCGCGGCCGCCCGGGTCGCGGACGGGTTCGACGTGCTGAAGATCAAGGTCGGCACCGGAGACGCGAAGTCGGAGTTCGACCGGGTCCGGCGGGTGCGCGAGGCGATCGGGCCGGAGCCGAAGCTCCGTCTCGACGCCAATCAGGGCTGGACCCGGCGCGACGCCGTCACCGCGATCCGGGCACTGGAGGACGCCGGCTGCGACATCGAACTGGTCGAGCAACCGGTGGTCGCGGCCGATCTGGAGGGGATGGCGTGGATCACCGATCGGGTCAGTACGCCGATCCTGGCCGACGAGTCGGTGTACGGCGTCCGGGACCTGGTGGCGGTGATCCGGCACGGCGCTGCCGACCTGGTCAACGTGAAGCTCGCCAAGTGCGGAGGGCTCGGGCCGGGCCGGACCCTGCTGGAGCTGGCGCGTGAGCACGGTATCGGCGCGATCGTCGGCTCGATGATGGAGAGTCACGTGGGAATCGGCGCGGCGGCAGCGCTCGTGGCGGCGTACCCGACGACGGCGGTCAACGATCTGGACGCGGCGTGGTGGCTGAGGGAGGCGCCGGTGACCGGCGGAGTGCGGTACGAGGGCTCGGTGATCCACCTGCCGACGGCGGCTGGACTGGGCGTGACAGGCTTGGCCTCATGA
- a CDS encoding C40 family peptidase → MSTVWTSPDAPRDIDAPAVAAQPDVAAWAKAMDTESRLGLHGRTLTQLLFAEPVLVRSERNGWSEILAPWQPSSTDDLGYVGWVPSSHLGELPNAATSPVAVTVPTAGLFAEPGSGQLAELSFATVLASVDHAEGFTRVALPDGATGWLADEALRAVDSPAVPEDRIRLGSLFLGLEYLWGGTSAYGLDCSGLVHAVSRVLGQRVPRDAHDQCDALEQIPTDEARPGDLYFFARPGQTVHHVGFVSPEGMLHASETGKLLENEALRPERRETLVATARL, encoded by the coding sequence GTGAGTACCGTATGGACTTCACCGGATGCGCCGCGTGACATCGATGCTCCGGCGGTCGCGGCCCAGCCGGACGTCGCCGCTTGGGCCAAGGCCATGGACACCGAGAGCCGGCTCGGCCTGCACGGCCGGACCCTGACCCAGTTGCTGTTCGCCGAGCCGGTGCTGGTGCGCTCCGAACGCAACGGCTGGTCCGAGATCCTCGCGCCGTGGCAGCCGTCGTCGACCGACGATCTGGGGTACGTGGGGTGGGTGCCGTCCAGCCATCTCGGCGAGCTGCCCAACGCTGCCACCTCGCCGGTGGCCGTGACGGTGCCGACGGCCGGGTTGTTCGCGGAGCCTGGCTCGGGACAGCTGGCCGAGTTGTCGTTCGCGACCGTGCTGGCGTCGGTGGATCACGCCGAGGGGTTCACTCGGGTCGCGCTGCCGGATGGGGCAACGGGCTGGCTGGCTGACGAGGCGCTGAGGGCGGTCGACTCCCCCGCAGTACCGGAGGACCGGATCAGGTTGGGGTCGCTCTTCCTGGGACTCGAGTACTTGTGGGGCGGTACGTCGGCGTACGGGCTGGACTGCTCGGGTCTGGTGCACGCGGTCAGCCGGGTGCTCGGTCAGCGAGTTCCACGCGACGCCCATGACCAGTGCGACGCCTTGGAACAGATCCCCACCGACGAGGCCCGGCCAGGCGATCTGTACTTCTTCGCCCGCCCCGGGCAGACCGTCCATCACGTCGGTTTCGTGTCTCCCGAAGGCATGCTGCACGCCTCGGAGACCGGAAAGCTGCTCGAGAACGAGGCCCTGCGGCCTGAGCGGCGCGAGACCTTGGTGGCCACCGCCCGCCTGTAG
- a CDS encoding TerC family protein — MHVADYVWYITVGVLLALLAFDVFVIGRRPHEPSTKESARAIIFYVSLAIIFGLGVWFFSGGQYAGEFFAGWLTEYSLSVDNLFIFLIIMARFQVPRQYQQTALLVGIILALFFRGIFIAVGAAAINQFSWVFYLFGAFLVYTAIHLAKQGENDDEDYKENAVIRFAKRRLKATDEYNGVKLTVIQNGKRFVTPMAIVIIALGTTDLLFALDSIPAIYGLTQEPFLVFTANVFALMGLRQLYFLLGDLLRRLVYLSLGLSVVLAFIGVKLVLHAMHENELPFINGGKHIEWAPEIPILVSLGFIIVTLGITTILSLHKSRNMPVHHDSEPDRPVDTTGAAAPANGDLDDATRAELDGLQEPRPSDSKKS; from the coding sequence GTGCACGTTGCCGATTATGTCTGGTACATCACCGTCGGGGTGTTGCTCGCCCTGCTGGCCTTCGACGTCTTCGTGATCGGGCGTCGGCCGCACGAGCCGAGCACCAAGGAATCGGCGCGCGCGATCATCTTCTACGTCTCGCTGGCGATCATCTTCGGGCTGGGCGTCTGGTTCTTCTCGGGCGGTCAGTACGCCGGTGAGTTCTTCGCGGGCTGGCTGACGGAGTACAGCCTCAGCGTCGACAACCTGTTCATCTTCCTGATCATCATGGCCAGGTTCCAGGTGCCCCGGCAGTACCAGCAGACGGCCCTGCTGGTCGGCATCATCCTGGCGCTGTTCTTCCGCGGCATCTTCATCGCCGTCGGCGCGGCCGCGATCAACCAGTTCTCCTGGGTCTTCTACCTGTTCGGCGCCTTCCTGGTCTACACCGCGATCCACCTGGCCAAGCAGGGCGAGAACGACGACGAGGACTACAAGGAGAACGCGGTCATCCGGTTCGCCAAGCGGCGCCTGAAGGCCACCGACGAGTACAACGGCGTCAAGCTGACCGTGATCCAGAACGGCAAGCGCTTCGTCACCCCGATGGCGATCGTCATCATCGCGCTCGGTACGACGGACCTGCTGTTCGCGCTGGACTCGATCCCGGCGATCTACGGCCTGACCCAGGAGCCGTTCCTGGTCTTCACCGCGAACGTGTTCGCCCTGATGGGTCTGCGGCAGCTGTACTTCCTGCTCGGCGACCTGCTCCGCCGCCTGGTCTACCTGTCGCTCGGCCTGTCGGTCGTGCTGGCCTTCATCGGCGTCAAGCTGGTCCTGCACGCGATGCACGAGAACGAGCTGCCCTTCATCAACGGCGGCAAGCACATCGAGTGGGCGCCGGAGATCCCGATCCTGGTCTCCCTCGGCTTCATCATCGTGACGCTCGGAATCACCACGATCCTGAGCCTGCACAAGTCCCGCAACATGCCGGTCCACCACGACAGCGAGCCCGACCGGCCGGTCGACACCACCGGTGCGGCGGCGCCGGCCAACGGCGACCTGGACGACGCGACCCGCGCCGAGCTGGACGGTCTCCAGGAGCCGCGTCCCAGCGATTCCAAGAAGTCCTAG
- a CDS encoding nitrilase-related carbon-nitrogen hydrolase — MDPVAVAAVQAGSVLFDTPATLAKAERLIREAATAGARLVVLPEAFIGGYPKGVDFGVTVGSRTAEGRELFRRYREAAIAVPGPETARLAKLSGQLGVDLVIGVIERDGGTLYCTALFFSPADGLVAKHRKLLPTAAERYLWGQGDGSTMPAVTTEYGVLGAAICWENYLPLFRQTMYAKGVGIWCAPTVDDRDQWQATMRHIALEGRCFVISANQYLTRADLPADVHPLQGDSPGTVLINGGSTIVSPLGEILAGPARAGEAVLLAELDLADRDRSFLDFDAVGHYSRPDIFTLTVDETARHTVARTD, encoded by the coding sequence ATGGATCCCGTTGCCGTCGCCGCTGTCCAGGCTGGATCGGTTCTGTTCGACACTCCCGCGACGCTCGCGAAGGCCGAGCGCCTGATCCGCGAGGCCGCCACGGCGGGCGCGCGGCTGGTGGTGCTGCCGGAGGCGTTCATCGGCGGCTACCCGAAGGGGGTCGATTTCGGCGTCACGGTCGGGTCGCGAACCGCCGAGGGCCGCGAACTCTTCCGCCGCTACCGCGAGGCTGCGATCGCCGTCCCCGGGCCGGAGACCGCGCGGCTCGCGAAACTTTCCGGGCAGCTGGGCGTGGACCTGGTCATCGGCGTGATCGAACGCGACGGTGGCACTCTGTACTGCACCGCACTGTTCTTCTCCCCCGCCGACGGGCTGGTCGCCAAACACCGCAAGCTCCTGCCGACCGCCGCCGAGCGTTATCTCTGGGGTCAGGGCGACGGCTCCACCATGCCCGCGGTCACCACCGAGTACGGCGTACTCGGCGCGGCCATCTGCTGGGAGAACTATCTGCCGCTGTTCCGCCAGACCATGTACGCCAAGGGCGTCGGCATCTGGTGCGCGCCGACCGTCGACGATCGTGACCAGTGGCAGGCGACCATGCGGCACATCGCCCTCGAAGGCCGGTGTTTCGTGATCAGCGCCAATCAGTACTTGACTCGCGCCGACCTCCCGGCGGACGTGCACCCGTTGCAGGGCGACTCCCCTGGCACCGTCCTGATCAACGGCGGCAGCACGATCGTCTCTCCGCTGGGCGAGATCCTCGCCGGCCCTGCCCGGGCCGGCGAAGCCGTCCTGCTGGCCGAACTCGACCTGGCCGACCGTGACCGCTCGTTCCTCGACTTCGACGCGGTCGGCCACTACAGCCGGCCCGACATCTTCACCCTCACCGTCGACGAAACAGCCCGGCACACGGTCGCCCGCACCGACTGA
- the uvrB gene encoding excinuclease ABC subunit UvrB, protein MRQVTDLQRMVAPLKVVSDFEPAGDQPAAIAELERRINAGEQNVVLLGATGTGKTATVAWLAEKIQRPMLILQPNKTLAAQFATELRHFFPKNAVEYFVSYYDYYQPEAYVPQTDTYIEKDSSINEEVERLRHSATWNLLTRRDVVVVATVSCIYGLGSADEYLNRMVHVKVGDEMDRDGLLRKLVGVQYARNDLAGTRGTFRVRGDTLEVFPVYQELAVRVEFFGDEIERVMTLHPLTGEILSEEDELYIGAATHYVTAPEKMEHAIAGIEAELEERLAELERGGQLLEAQRLRMRTTYDIEMMRQIGTCSGIENYSRHTDGREPGTAPHCLLDYFPEDFLLVIDESHVTVPQIGGMYEGDMSRKRTLVEHGFRLPSAMDNRPLRWEEFLERIGQTVYLSATPGQYEQDKSDGFVEQIIRPTGLIDPEVIVKPTKGQIDDLIHEIRLRVEKNERVLVTTLTKKMSEDLTDYLLEMGIRTRYLHSEVDTLRRVELLRELRMGEYDVLVGINLLREGLDLPEVSLVAILDADKEGFLRSGRSLIQTIGRAARNVSGAVFMYADRITPSMEQAIDETNRRRAIQVAYNTEHGVDPQPLRKKIADITDMLAREDADTAELLGNGRTQSRGKAPVPGGGKLMAGGKAKELAGGLPSSDLADLIQQLTDQMHNAAAELQFEVAARYRDEISELKKELRQMVNAGAK, encoded by the coding sequence ATGAGACAGGTCACCGATCTCCAGCGTATGGTCGCCCCCCTCAAGGTCGTGTCCGACTTCGAGCCGGCCGGCGACCAGCCGGCCGCGATCGCCGAGCTCGAACGCCGCATCAACGCCGGCGAGCAGAACGTGGTGCTGCTGGGCGCCACCGGTACGGGTAAGACGGCGACGGTGGCGTGGCTGGCCGAGAAGATCCAGCGGCCGATGCTGATCCTGCAGCCGAACAAGACGCTGGCCGCCCAGTTCGCGACCGAGCTGCGGCACTTCTTCCCGAAGAACGCGGTCGAGTACTTCGTGTCGTACTACGACTACTACCAGCCCGAGGCGTACGTTCCGCAGACCGACACCTACATCGAGAAGGACTCCTCGATCAACGAGGAGGTGGAGCGGCTGCGGCACTCGGCCACCTGGAACCTGCTGACCCGGCGGGACGTGGTGGTGGTGGCGACCGTGTCGTGCATCTACGGTCTGGGCTCCGCCGACGAGTACCTGAACCGGATGGTTCACGTGAAGGTCGGCGACGAGATGGACCGCGACGGCCTGCTCCGCAAGCTGGTCGGCGTGCAGTACGCGCGCAACGACCTGGCCGGCACCCGCGGCACGTTCCGGGTCCGCGGCGACACGCTCGAGGTGTTCCCGGTCTACCAGGAGCTCGCCGTCCGGGTGGAGTTCTTCGGTGACGAGATCGAGCGGGTGATGACGCTGCACCCGCTGACCGGCGAGATCCTCAGCGAGGAGGACGAGCTCTACATCGGGGCCGCGACGCACTATGTGACCGCGCCCGAGAAGATGGAGCACGCGATCGCCGGTATCGAGGCCGAGCTGGAGGAGCGGCTGGCCGAGCTCGAGCGCGGCGGGCAGTTGCTGGAGGCGCAGCGACTGCGGATGCGCACGACGTACGACATCGAGATGATGCGTCAGATCGGCACCTGCTCGGGGATCGAGAACTACTCCCGGCACACCGACGGGCGTGAGCCCGGAACGGCGCCGCACTGCCTGCTGGACTACTTCCCCGAGGACTTCCTGCTGGTGATCGACGAGTCGCACGTCACCGTGCCGCAGATCGGCGGGATGTACGAGGGCGACATGTCCCGGAAGCGGACGCTGGTCGAGCACGGGTTCCGGCTGCCGTCGGCGATGGACAACCGGCCGCTGCGCTGGGAGGAGTTCCTGGAGCGGATCGGCCAGACGGTCTACCTTTCGGCGACGCCCGGGCAGTACGAGCAGGACAAGTCGGACGGCTTCGTCGAGCAGATCATCCGGCCGACCGGCCTGATCGACCCGGAGGTGATCGTGAAGCCGACCAAGGGCCAGATCGACGACCTGATCCACGAGATCCGGCTCCGGGTGGAGAAGAACGAGCGCGTCCTGGTCACCACCCTGACCAAGAAGATGTCGGAGGACCTGACCGACTACCTGCTGGAGATGGGCATCCGGACCCGCTACCTGCACAGCGAGGTGGACACCCTCCGCCGGGTCGAGCTGCTGCGTGAGCTGCGGATGGGTGAGTACGACGTACTGGTGGGGATCAACCTGCTCCGCGAGGGCCTCGACCTGCCGGAGGTCTCGCTGGTCGCGATCCTGGACGCGGACAAGGAGGGCTTCCTGCGCTCCGGCCGGTCCCTGATCCAGACCATCGGCCGTGCCGCCCGGAACGTGTCGGGCGCGGTCTTCATGTACGCCGACCGGATCACCCCGTCGATGGAGCAGGCGATCGACGAGACCAACCGTCGTCGCGCCATCCAGGTCGCGTACAACACCGAGCACGGAGTCGACCCGCAACCGCTGCGGAAGAAGATCGCCGACATCACCGACATGCTGGCCCGCGAGGACGCCGACACCGCCGAACTGCTGGGCAACGGCCGCACCCAGTCGCGCGGCAAGGCACCCGTTCCGGGCGGAGGCAAGCTGATGGCCGGTGGCAAGGCCAAGGAACTGGCCGGTGGCCTGCCGTCCTCGGACCTCGCCGATCTGATCCAGCAACTGACCGATCAGATGCACAACGCCGCGGCCGAGCTGCAGTTCGAGGTGGCGGCCCGCTACCGCGACGAGATCTCGGAGCTGAAGAAGGAGCTGCGGCAGATGGTCAACGCCGGCGCCAAGTAG